Sequence from the Melitaea cinxia chromosome 18, ilMelCinx1.1, whole genome shotgun sequence genome:
agatatctcctttccaacaaaaaagaatcagcaaaattggttcataaaggacgaagttatccgcgaacacacataaaaatatatatcgaattgagaaaccgtcttttttgaagacggttaaagaaaaaatataaaaaaaaacaattaaaaataacaacgcatttattaaaaaaacatcatttaagcatatttttataatattacatatttgtttatttgccAAGAATAATAGGCTTCCACCGTTTAATTACGTCTTTTTACATATATTGTTTAGAATAACCCTTGAATTTCGCCAGTTTTAGTGTCCAGATCAATGTCATAGATGCTAGGTCTTGTAGGGAGACCAGGCATTTTGGAGATGTCGCCCACCATTGGGACAATAAAGCCAGCGCCCACGGACACAAATATGTCGTTAATGCGAAGTGTGAACCCGGTTGGTGCGCCTTTGATCGTGGGGTCACCCGTGAGCGAGTTCGATGTTTTCGCCATGCACACTGCTAGCTTATCGTAACCCTGAAAACAAAACAGAATTACGTTtatcgatgaaaaaaaattctataaaactTAACGGATAACTACTcaacacaatttgaaatttGCATTACGTAATTGTAggaatacactattttttttacgccAATGCATTTCTTTGAACTTAGCTTACCTATATGTTTAGgtatttattacattagtaagtaaataatcaAATGTTAAAACTAACATACAAAAGTATCACTTACTAATAAATTATCAAGTTAATCTCTCAAAATTTCTCTTTTTAGTATTCAAAAAAGATCAAGTATTGTTCACTCACTTTCTCAGTAAAGTTCCTGATCTTGGCGAGCACGTCGTCCGTGTACTCCACGCGGCCGGCGCCGTACATCTCCACGGCGATGGCGCGTATCTTGTCCGCCAGCGGCAGCTCCAGCGGGTAGAGGTAGCGGAAGGCGGCGGGCCGGTCGCAGGCCGCGATGACGGCGTCGGCGAGCTCGagcgcgcccgcgccgccgcgcgcccAGTGCGAGCAAACCACCGCCCGGAAGGCTCCGTTCTTCTCCGCGAACTCTTTCACCAACTTCAGTTCAGCTTCTGTGTCGTTACTGTGAAGGGtgaattacgcttcagcctgtaatatcccactatgaGTTTCTCAGTACTGggcactactgggcataggcctctttccccatgtaggagaaggatcagagcttaatccaccacgctgctacaatgcgggttggcggatatattccctactatgagtaacgatcgctatcaggtgtcgctacatgatagcaaccggaaccgacggcttatcgtgctctccgaagcacggtggggagacccacaaggactgcacaaacacccagaccacggcaaatacctgtatggccaataaaaatgtttgtcatgtgtggggatcgaacccgcaaccgccagcgcaaacaggtacaatccatggctgtaaccgttgcgccaacgcggcgaagGATGAATTAATGGGATATAATTTACTAGTCGTACTTCGcgatttcatttattattgacATTACGATTTAATATCGACATATTCAATTGAAGCGTACTCAAAACCGtcttatataaatgtaatagaaaacaaaaaaattaatccaTGTGACGGGTAGGTATCAAAACTTCATGAAAACGAAACCCCGTAAGTTGATTACATTTTCAaacatattatttcattttatttacaaatattaaaataagtaacacATAATAAGAAATTAAAGAACTTTTAAGCGCATTTGTTTCTTAgcaaatatatagaatataattctttttctatttgagaaaaaaaaaatcacaattaagaTTTAAGTTCGCTTACCCATGTCGGTTGATAGCGATGACGACCGGTACTCCGAATTTGTTACCGTTGCTAATATGTTTTCCTAAATTGCACAATCCTTTGCTTAGCAATTCCAAGTTTTCctgcaaaataaatacaattttgtgCTATTTATATTCGTCGAGACAGCATGGAACAGAGAGCTGACGCTCCTTATACATTCTTGATGGTGGAAGGAGGAGCTCAGTAGAAGGAGCTCTCCAAGAGGTTAGGCATCACCTGGACGTAGACGTCGTGCAGAGGCAGGCCGGGACTGACGGCGGGCCCGCCGCCGTGCATCTTCAGCGCGCGAACAGTCGCCACGATCACGGCGCAGTGCGGCGCGTCGCCGCTCGCACGGCACTTGATGTCGAAGAACTTCTCCATACCTGCGGGTATACAGTGCCACGGATAAATGAGACTATATAACTATATGGCAATCTGACTAATGCCGAGCCGAACTGATTTGGCGCATTCCTGAGGCACGCGATAGTTTGAAGTGTGTAAGAGTAGTATGTGTATGTTGCTTTGTATAGTCATTTTAAACTATTGTTCTTGTCTCTGGTTTGTGatcaaataaacgtttttttctttctttctttcttataTATAGGCTTCAACAAATCCAAGTTCGTCTAGTAGCTGTATATTCAAACTCAATAGAAAGAAAACAGTAGCGGGAAGCTTCACACTGAAAACGCGACTTGATTGTTGTAAATtattagactagcccgttggcgaagtttgtagtgaccctgctttctgctccgagggttgtggattcgattcccacagcgagtctgggtgtaatataaatatttatttatatatttatatatgtattatttatatatgtattatttataagtatgtttatcaaaaaaaaatgtagctatataccagttggctgttacctataacaaaagcattaagttgcttactttagggacagacgaccgtgtgtgtattgtgtaaatatttatttatttatttatttattaaggacgATTTTACCTACCTATACCTTTTAAAGCATGCAGGCTCATAGAGAGCTCTAAAATAGTCATATGAAACCTTTGGAACCTGATCCTGTCATATAAGCATATTAACACAGCACGGCACTTGTGTTTGTCGTgtcatttcttattaaattaaaatttagaaaaaactaCCGACTTTGAAATCAAACCAtttcttattttcttaaaaactaTGTTACTACTTTGAAGTTACTATTATTATGTTTCATAAGAGTTAAGTAATATACCATATAATATGTACAGTATAAAAAGAAAGTGCTTGTAAAAAATCGTAATTAACTACGCCCTTACAACATTTAAGATTTATGTTTTAGcttttaaagttatattgtAAAAATCATACCAATGTCGGACCCAAAGCCAGCTTCGGTTGCAACGTATCCTCCCTCCCTCGCCAGCTTCATGGCGATCTTATCGGCCAGGATCGAGGAGCAGCCGTGCGCGATGTTGGCGAAGGGCCCCGTGTGTACGAGCACGGGCGTGCCCTCTAACGACTGCATTAGCGTCGGCTCGAATGCGTCCTTCAGAAGGACCATTAATGCTCCGGTGACACCCTAGAATGGAATGCGTtataaatcattacagcctatacaatccactgctggacataggcctccacaagtttacgccaaaaataacgtgaactcgtgtgtgttgcccatagtcaccacgctgggcaggcgggttggtgaccgcagtactggctttgtcgcaccaaagacgctgctgcccgtcttcggtctgtgtatttcaatatATAGTCATAATCAGTTATAAATAACAACTTTAAAACTACTCACTAATAGgcaatactaaaataatatgtacCAAATCGTCAGCAGTTACAGGTTCTCCGTCCTTATCTAGAGCGACGACCATGCTAGCGAGCCGCTCCTTAATATCGTCGATATCCTTCCCCAGAGCGAGAACAGCCATTATCTCTGAAGCCACAGAAATGTCGAAAGCTGTCTCTCGGGTGAAACCTTTCTCCGTTGGTGACTGGCCGATTGTTATTTTACGCAGGTATCTGTCGTTAAGATCCACGACTGGAAAAAAGTAGAGAAACGAATAAAGTAATTGTTATTACCATCAAAATATGTTAAAGTGATCTCAATTACCTCTGTTCCACATAATTTTGTTAACATCAATATTTAGTCTAGCGAATTTCGTCCTTTCTTCCGGTGTTAAAGCTTCCGGGTCTGTTTTATTGATACCCAATTTCTTGAGTCTTCTAAGTTGAATAGGAGAGAACTTTCTGACTCCCTTGACCTTTGGAACGAGACGATCATACAGCGGTCCATCTTTTTGTGTCAGTTCGTGGAAGATTCTGGCATCCATTTGAGCTGCCAAAAGATTATTGGCGGCCGTGACAGCATGGATGTCTCCAGTAAGATGAAGATTGAAGTCTTCCATTGGTATAacctatttaaacaaatattgtaaaaggtTACTGAAAATTTTCCATAGTGACActgcaaaatatttaaaaataaaaagtcgatacataattaagaataatttaataactgtattgactgacgccgcgttggcgcaacggt
This genomic interval carries:
- the LOC123662245 gene encoding C-1-tetrahydrofolate synthase, cytoplasmic, with protein sequence MSAKRISGTEVARAIENDLREQVSEMRRKSPGFQPRLAIVQVGGREDSNVYIRMKLKAAENIGILAEHIKLPRDYNQAELLTKLNSLNDSPFVHGIIVQMPLDSTEKIDSHLITDAVSPHKDVDGLNTQNEGRVALGDMSGFVPCTPAGVLELIKGTGVSIAGKNAVVLGRSRIVGTPVAELLKWEHATVTVCHSKTRNLSEITKTADILVVAIGKPELVRGSWIKPGAIVIDCGINPIPDSSKSSGQRLVGDVSYSEAVQVASHVTPVPGGVGPMTVAMLMRNTLLAAKRQLDRLIAPAWPLTPLRLKTLSPVPSDIAIARAQKPKHIAQLAEEIGLFPNEVSQYGNTKAKISLSVLDRYRDQKGGKYIVVAGITPTPLGEGKSTTLLGLVQALGAHRGKNAFACMRQPSQGPTFGVKGGAAGGGYSQVIPMEDFNLHLTGDIHAVTAANNLLAAQMDARIFHELTQKDGPLYDRLVPKVKGVRKFSPIQLRRLKKLGINKTDPEALTPEERTKFARLNIDVNKIMWNRVVDLNDRYLRKITIGQSPTEKGFTRETAFDISVASEIMAVLALGKDIDDIKERLASMVVALDKDGEPVTADDLGVTGALMVLLKDAFEPTLMQSLEGTPVLVHTGPFANIAHGCSSILADKIAMKLAREGGYVATEAGFGSDIGMEKFFDIKCRASGDAPHCAVIVATVRALKMHGGGPAVSPGLPLHDVYVQENLELLSKGLCNLGKHISNGNKFGVPVVIAINRHGNDTEAELKLVKEFAEKNGAFRAVVCSHWARGGAGALELADAVIAACDRPAAFRYLYPLELPLADKIRAIAVEMYGAGRVEYTDDVLAKIRNFTEKGYDKLAVCMAKTSNSLTGDPTIKGAPTGFTLRINDIFVSVGAGFIVPMVGDISKMPGLPTRPSIYDIDLDTKTGEIQGLF